From a single Ciconia boyciana chromosome 6, ASM3463844v1, whole genome shotgun sequence genomic region:
- the CCDC198 gene encoding factor associated with metabolism and energy translates to MGLSSSKAHPKVTKVAPMRAGEDLPALATPYRLPGVPGEPSLHPLAVAEWGKPTFHLQLPPLRETWYGRASAGPLSFNTVPEKGETSIIKQHPPRRPQRLEPAGPLQAIAPAKPWSQQEVAASPKTKAPEKRGQSLRHLPGRRQHLHKLQMLDLTRRRREAELKRNLHREAKINKQKIKELSPKKVLDTLQRGNSAESRDLVPAEHNQRFHGDDHGNTWGRGLSRQHDGSELSPGKSRKVDLWFCRELPTRDLFWDTSSTGSEEWEREEKKIYRKLVRTKTERVSLFDDFFDKDF, encoded by the exons ATGGGCCTGAGCTCTTCCAAAGCACACCCCAAGGTGACCAAGGTGGCACCGATGCGCGCTGGGGAGGACCTGCCCGCTCTCGCCACCCCGTACCGGCTCCCCGGCGTGCCGGGAGAGCCCAGCCTGCACCCGCTGGCCGTGGCAGAGTGGGGAAAACCCACATTTCACCTGCAACTTCCACCTCTCCGGGAGACCTGGTACGGGAGAGCCTCTGCAG GCCCCCTTTCTTTCAACACTGTGCCAGAAAAGGGAGAAACCAGCATCATTAAACAGCACCCTCCTCGAAGACCTCAA AGGCTTGAACCCGCTGGTCCTCTGCAAGCAATTGCTCCTGCAAAGCCCTGGAGTCAGCAAGAAGTGGCTGCAAGCCCAAAAACGAAG GCTCCAGAGAAGAGGGGGCAAAGCCTGAGACACCTCCCTGGCAGGCGGCAGCACTTGCACAAGCTGCAGATGTTGGACTTGACCCGCAGGCGCCGAGAG GCAGAGCTGAAGCGAAATCTCCACAGGGAGGCAAAaatcaataaacaaaaaatcaagGAACTCAGCCCGAAGAAAGTCCTTGACACTCTACAGAGAGGCAACAGTGCCGAAAGCCGAGACCTCGTCCCTGCTGAGCACAATCAGCGTTTTCATGGAGACGACCATG gAAACACATGGGGTAGAGGACTCTCCAGGCAGCATGACGGGTCTGAACTTTCTCCAGGCAAGAGCAGGAAGGTTGACCTGTGGTTCTGCAGGGAGTTGCCGACGAGGGATCTGTTCTGGGACACCTCCAGCACGGGCTCTGAGgagtgggaaagggaagagaagaagatTTACCGCAAGCTTGTGAGAACCAAGACAGAGAGAGTTTCTCTTTTCGATGACTTCTTTGATAAGGATTTCTAG